A window of the Polaribacter batillariae genome harbors these coding sequences:
- the lipA gene encoding lipoyl synthase, which produces MAVNSVILPERPKKPKWLRVKLPVGKKYTDLRGLVDKYKLNTICTSGSCPNMGECWGEGTATFMILGNICTRSCGFCGVKTGRPETVEWDEPEKVARSIKIMSIKHAVITSVDRDDLKDGGSIIWAETVEAIRRANPNTTLETLIPDFQGNTKQIDRIIEVHPEVVSHNMETVRRLTREVRIQAKYDRSLAVLKYLKENGMRTKTGLMLGLGETEEEVIQTMKDLREVNCDVITIGQYLQPTKNHLPVKEFITPEQFKKYETLGLEMGFMYVESGALVRSSYKAHKHAV; this is translated from the coding sequence ATGGCTGTAAACTCTGTAATTCTTCCTGAAAGACCTAAAAAACCAAAATGGTTGCGTGTAAAATTACCTGTGGGTAAAAAATATACAGACTTAAGAGGTTTGGTCGATAAATACAAACTCAACACCATTTGCACAAGTGGAAGTTGCCCTAACATGGGCGAATGTTGGGGAGAAGGAACTGCAACCTTTATGATTCTTGGAAACATTTGTACCCGTTCTTGTGGTTTTTGCGGTGTAAAAACAGGAAGACCAGAAACTGTAGAATGGGATGAGCCAGAAAAAGTGGCACGTTCTATAAAAATTATGAGCATAAAACACGCTGTAATAACTTCTGTAGATAGAGACGACTTGAAAGATGGTGGTTCTATTATTTGGGCAGAAACTGTAGAGGCGATTCGTAGAGCAAACCCGAATACCACTTTAGAAACGTTAATTCCAGATTTTCAAGGGAATACAAAACAGATAGATAGAATTATAGAAGTGCATCCGGAAGTGGTCTCTCATAATATGGAAACCGTTAGAAGGCTAACACGCGAAGTTCGTATTCAGGCAAAATACGATAGAAGTTTGGCTGTTTTAAAATATTTAAAAGAAAACGGAATGAGAACTAAAACAGGTTTAATGTTAGGTTTGGGCGAAACCGAAGAAGAAGTAATACAAACCATGAAAGATTTGCGTGAAGTAAATTGCGATGTTATTACGATTGGGCAATATTTACAACCTACAAAAAACCATTTGCCTGTAAAAGAATTTATAACTCCAGAGCAATTTAAAAAATACGAAACCTTAGGTTTAGAAATGGGCTTTATGTATGTAGAAAGTGGTGCTTTGGTGCGTTCTTCTTACAAAGCGCACAAACATGCTGTATAA
- a CDS encoding Nramp family divalent metal transporter, translating into MKKSFLQSIGPGLLFAGAAIGVSHLVQSTKAGAEFGFGLLWALLLVHLFKYPFFQFGPRYAAATGETLLDGYRKLGKAVLVAYYIINFATMFTIQAAVTIVTAALASQLFGVTNDLVLWSIILLFISLIFLVVGKYKLLDNAMKYIIVILTISTVIAVLVALFSTKEAFDVTQILPSGTVEITFLIAFLGWMPAPLDISIWHSIWSVEKDKTTVLKTKPKDAIFDFNIGYIGTLFLGICFVLLGALVMYKSGETFSDKGSIFASQLINLYTKNLGDFSYIFIAIAAFTTMFSTTITTLDASPRAMNRTTKLLFNKELKYGYWFWIVFLFVGTFLILKYFMDNMGLLVKVATILSFLTAPFYAILNYLLITGKHTPKKHQPNIYLKILSIVGIVFLVGFSIWFLINM; encoded by the coding sequence ATGAAAAAATCTTTCTTACAATCTATAGGACCAGGCTTATTATTTGCAGGCGCTGCAATTGGGGTTTCTCATTTAGTGCAATCTACAAAAGCGGGTGCAGAATTTGGTTTTGGACTTTTATGGGCTTTGTTATTGGTACATCTTTTTAAATATCCATTTTTTCAATTTGGGCCACGTTATGCAGCAGCAACAGGAGAAACTTTATTAGATGGTTACAGAAAATTAGGAAAAGCTGTTTTAGTTGCTTATTACATTATTAATTTCGCAACAATGTTTACCATTCAAGCTGCTGTAACGATTGTTACTGCTGCTTTAGCATCGCAATTATTTGGAGTTACCAACGATTTGGTTTTATGGTCGATTATTTTACTATTTATAAGTTTAATATTTTTAGTGGTTGGCAAATATAAATTGTTAGACAATGCAATGAAATACATTATTGTTATCTTAACAATTAGCACTGTAATTGCAGTTTTAGTTGCACTTTTTAGCACCAAAGAAGCTTTTGATGTTACACAAATTTTACCTTCAGGAACTGTAGAAATTACATTTTTAATTGCTTTTTTAGGTTGGATGCCTGCACCTTTAGACATTTCCATTTGGCATTCTATTTGGTCTGTAGAAAAAGACAAAACAACTGTTTTAAAAACAAAACCAAAAGATGCCATTTTCGATTTTAACATTGGCTATATTGGCACTCTTTTTTTAGGAATTTGTTTTGTGCTTTTAGGTGCGTTGGTAATGTACAAATCTGGAGAAACTTTTTCGGATAAAGGAAGTATTTTTGCCTCGCAACTAATAAATTTATACACCAAAAATTTAGGCGATTTCTCTTATATTTTTATTGCAATTGCAGCCTTTACAACCATGTTTAGTACCACAATTACTACTTTAGATGCTTCTCCAAGAGCCATGAATAGAACTACAAAACTATTATTTAATAAAGAGTTAAAATATGGCTATTGGTTTTGGATTGTTTTTCTTTTTGTGGGCACTTTTTTAATCTTAAAATACTTTATGGATAATATGGGACTTTTGGTAAAAGTTGCCACTATTTTATCTTTTTTAACAGCCCCTTTTTATGCAATTTTAAACTACCTTTTAATCACAGGAAAACACACCCCTAAAAAACATCAACCCAATATCTATTTAAAAATTTTAAGTATTGTTGGCATAGTATTTTTAGTGGGTTTTAGTATTTGGTTTTTAATAAATATGTAA
- a CDS encoding RNA polymerase sigma factor, whose translation MEIDSTKIEQNIKKAKKGNQAAFRFLLDSFWGDVYNYQLKRTKSENDAEDIAIQTFSKAFDKIDTFNDQYVFKTWLIAISKNVHIDLLRKQNSSISVETTQEQEDKIYLVADENPTPEDKIIREQNLAKLLKDIKQLKPKYQEVIQLRYFQELSYKEISKQINEPMNNVKVKLLRAKKLLAAIIKES comes from the coding sequence TTGGAAATAGACAGTACAAAAATTGAACAAAATATTAAGAAAGCGAAAAAAGGCAATCAAGCTGCATTTCGTTTTCTGTTAGATTCTTTTTGGGGAGATGTTTATAATTATCAATTAAAACGTACTAAAAGCGAGAATGATGCAGAAGATATTGCCATACAAACTTTTTCTAAAGCATTTGATAAAATCGACACTTTTAACGACCAATATGTTTTTAAAACATGGTTAATTGCCATTTCTAAAAATGTGCATATCGATTTACTTCGCAAACAAAATAGTTCTATCTCTGTAGAAACGACCCAAGAACAAGAAGATAAAATTTATTTGGTGGCGGATGAAAATCCTACTCCAGAAGACAAAATTATTCGAGAACAAAATTTAGCAAAATTGTTAAAAGATATTAAACAATTAAAACCTAAATACCAAGAAGTAATTCAGTTACGTTACTTTCAAGAGCTAAGTTACAAAGAAATCTCTAAGCAAATTAACGAACCCATGAACAACGTAAAAGTAAAGCTTTTGCGTGCTAAAAAGTTGTTGGCAGCAATTATTAAAGAATCTTAA
- a CDS encoding glycosyltransferase — MILPVLFYAFVVFAGIQIAYYLFFTSFLFADEKQSKKIAKEIPISVVICAKNEAKNLQKFLPFIIEQNYSDFEIVLINDASSDETQEVMEAFKTKHANIKIISVENIEAFWGNKKYALTLGIKATKNEHLLFTDADCKPVSKSWIAEMSKNFTSEKSIILGYGKYEKNKSLVNLFVRFETLLTAIQYFSYAKLGSPYMGVGRNLAYEKAEFFNVKGFINHMHIKSGDDDLFIKDAANKENTVICTTENSFTISKSPKSFKKWFHQKRRHISTAKHYKFKHQFFLGLFFVSKVLFLVLAITLFFYHPWKIILPIVIGYYLIQFLVVGFSAKKLKEPQIIFLLPFLEIGLLFFQFSIFITNLISKPNHWK, encoded by the coding sequence ATGATTTTACCTGTACTTTTCTACGCTTTTGTAGTTTTTGCAGGCATACAAATCGCATACTACCTATTTTTTACTTCTTTTTTATTTGCTGATGAGAAACAATCAAAGAAAATTGCAAAAGAAATACCAATTTCTGTAGTTATTTGTGCTAAAAATGAAGCTAAAAATCTACAAAAATTTCTTCCTTTTATTATTGAACAAAATTATTCAGATTTTGAAATTGTTCTTATAAACGATGCTTCTTCCGACGAAACACAAGAAGTTATGGAAGCTTTTAAAACAAAACATGCCAACATTAAAATAATTTCTGTAGAAAATATTGAAGCTTTTTGGGGGAACAAAAAGTACGCATTAACCTTGGGTATTAAAGCCACTAAAAACGAACATTTACTATTTACTGATGCAGATTGTAAGCCTGTTTCTAAAAGTTGGATTGCAGAAATGAGTAAGAATTTTACTTCAGAAAAATCGATTATTTTGGGGTATGGAAAATATGAAAAAAATAAAAGTTTGGTGAATTTATTTGTGCGTTTCGAAACTTTACTAACTGCCATTCAATATTTTAGTTATGCAAAATTGGGTTCTCCTTACATGGGTGTTGGTAGAAATTTAGCATACGAAAAAGCCGAATTCTTTAATGTAAAAGGTTTTATAAACCATATGCACATTAAATCTGGTGATGACGATTTATTTATAAAAGACGCCGCAAATAAAGAAAACACTGTTATTTGTACAACAGAAAATAGTTTTACGATTTCGAAATCTCCAAAATCTTTTAAAAAATGGTTTCATCAAAAAAGAAGGCATATTTCTACTGCAAAGCATTACAAATTTAAACATCAGTTTTTTTTAGGACTGTTTTTTGTATCTAAGGTTTTGTTTTTGGTTTTAGCCATTACTTTATTTTTTTACCATCCTTGGAAAATTATTTTACCAATTGTAATAGGCTATTACTTAATTCAGTTTTTAGTGGTTGGTTTTTCAGCAAAAAAATTAAAAGAACCTCAAATTATTTTTTTGCTACCTTTTTTAGAAATTGGGTTATTATTCTTTCAATTTAGTATATTTATCACTAATTTGATTTCAAAACCCAATCATTGGAAATAG
- a CDS encoding membrane or secreted protein, giving the protein MKLFFITLGLLALAVVGIAIKIWAKKDGKFAGTCASQNPMLNQEGEACGFCGKTPDQFENCSEPQHN; this is encoded by the coding sequence ATGAAATTATTTTTTATCACTTTAGGTTTATTAGCACTTGCTGTTGTTGGAATTGCTATAAAAATTTGGGCAAAAAAAGACGGTAAATTTGCAGGTACCTGTGCCAGTCAAAACCCAATGTTAAATCAAGAAGGTGAAGCTTGTGGTTTTTGTGGAAAAACACCAGATCAGTTCGAAAATTGTTCTGAACCTCAACATAACTAA
- a CDS encoding DoxX family protein yields MKTNKIVYYISTGLLTLVMLFSVSMYLFNNAQIQQAFTSLGYPTYIVYPLALAKILGLIAIWFVANKSIKEWAYAGFFFNFVLAFFAHYMVSDGGHMTALIAIILLVVSYIFSKKINNGK; encoded by the coding sequence ATGAAAACCAACAAAATTGTATATTATATAAGTACAGGGTTACTCACTTTAGTAATGCTTTTTTCTGTTAGCATGTATCTTTTTAATAATGCTCAAATTCAGCAAGCATTTACAAGTTTAGGGTACCCAACTTACATCGTTTATCCATTAGCACTTGCTAAAATTTTAGGATTAATTGCCATTTGGTTTGTCGCGAACAAATCAATAAAAGAATGGGCGTATGCAGGGTTCTTTTTCAATTTTGTTTTGGCATTTTTTGCTCATTATATGGTTTCTGATGGCGGACATATGACAGCATTGATAGCAATTATATTATTAGTAGTTTCTTATATATTCAGTAAAAAAATAAACAATGGCAAATAA
- a CDS encoding OsmC family protein, whose amino-acid sequence MANNTTSKVVLTNKNYLAEAKMRNHFAVIDEPVNAGGDDNGPTPVEYLLTAIGSCVSITLRMYAERKGWDVGEITVNVSQIKDENGTHLSEEISFSKEINEEQRKRLLVIAGKCPVAKMVKGETKIVSSIQ is encoded by the coding sequence ATGGCAAATAACACAACATCAAAAGTAGTTTTAACCAATAAAAACTATTTGGCAGAAGCAAAAATGAGAAATCATTTTGCTGTAATAGACGAGCCAGTAAATGCTGGTGGAGATGATAATGGTCCAACTCCAGTAGAATATTTGTTAACGGCAATTGGTAGTTGTGTTTCCATTACTTTGCGAATGTATGCAGAAAGAAAAGGTTGGGATGTTGGCGAAATAACCGTAAACGTTTCGCAAATAAAAGACGAAAATGGTACTCATTTAAGTGAAGAAATTTCTTTTTCGAAAGAAATAAATGAAGAACAAAGAAAACGTTTGCTAGTAATTGCTGGCAAATGCCCAGTCGCAAAAATGGTAAAGGGAGAAACAAAAATAGTTAGCAGTATTCAGTAG
- a CDS encoding NADPH-dependent FMN reductase, whose translation MKKILAFAGSTSSTSINKKLVTFTAESLEKTAFDIIDLRDFSVPMFSEDEEKENGFPKDITKLSNLLDNYDGFILSLAEHNGSYAAAFKNIFDWCSRINNNVFREKPLLLMATSPGGMGGKFVLAAAEQRFPRHAAKELVTFSLPNFSDNFKEGKIINNEYLALLTQQIEQFENLVHN comes from the coding sequence ATGAAAAAGATATTAGCATTTGCAGGTAGTACAAGTTCAACCTCAATTAATAAAAAGTTAGTAACATTTACAGCAGAAAGTTTAGAGAAAACGGCTTTCGATATCATAGATTTAAGAGATTTTTCTGTACCTATGTTTAGCGAAGATGAAGAAAAAGAAAATGGTTTTCCTAAAGATATTACCAAACTATCTAATTTGTTAGATAATTACGACGGTTTTATTTTATCATTAGCAGAACACAATGGTTCTTACGCAGCAGCTTTTAAAAATATTTTTGATTGGTGTTCGAGAATAAATAACAATGTTTTTAGAGAAAAACCACTATTATTAATGGCAACTTCTCCAGGAGGTATGGGAGGCAAATTTGTTTTGGCAGCAGCAGAACAACGTTTTCCAAGACATGCAGCTAAAGAATTGGTTACCTTTTCTTTGCCTAATTTTTCTGATAATTTTAAAGAAGGTAAAATAATAAATAACGAATATTTAGCATTATTAACGCAACAAATAGAGCAGTTCGAAAATTTAGTACATAATTAA
- a CDS encoding glutaredoxin family protein has translation MKITLYGKQGHAYTVAFKNFLNSTGVSYVYKDILKDVAAREHSKELYNGVAKFPTLFVDDAVYLTPTTEEFNKIMQDLKLRA, from the coding sequence ATGAAGATAACTTTATACGGAAAACAAGGGCATGCATACACAGTTGCATTTAAGAATTTTCTGAATTCTACAGGTGTTTCTTACGTTTACAAAGATATTTTAAAAGATGTAGCCGCAAGAGAACATAGTAAAGAATTGTACAATGGAGTAGCAAAATTTCCAACATTATTTGTAGATGATGCTGTGTATTTAACCCCCACAACAGAAGAGTTTAATAAAATTATGCAAGACTTAAAGTTAAGAGCATAA
- a CDS encoding MarR family winged helix-turn-helix transcriptional regulator has protein sequence MGDISKDIQSNFKDEKTKALINIKYTANWLNSKENDFFKPYGISPQQFNILRILRGAKKEIKVQVIKDRMIERAPNATRLMDKLCEKNLIERIRCEHDRRVVYVKITQEGLALLSKIDVNKNLSFLENLTEKEANQLSNLLDKIR, from the coding sequence ATGGGCGATATTTCTAAAGACATACAATCGAATTTTAAAGACGAAAAAACAAAGGCGTTAATTAACATAAAATACACCGCAAATTGGCTAAATAGTAAAGAAAACGATTTTTTTAAACCTTATGGAATTTCGCCACAACAATTTAATATTTTACGAATTTTAAGAGGTGCAAAGAAAGAAATTAAGGTTCAGGTTATAAAAGATAGAATGATCGAACGTGCACCAAATGCAACACGTTTAATGGATAAATTGTGTGAGAAAAACCTTATAGAAAGAATTCGCTGCGAACACGATCGAAGAGTAGTGTATGTAAAAATTACTCAAGAAGGTTTAGCGTTACTTTCTAAAATAGATGTAAATAAAAACCTTTCCTTTTTAGAAAACTTAACAGAGAAAGAAGCCAATCAATTAAGTAATTTATTAGACAAAATTCGATAA
- a CDS encoding pirin family protein codes for MKTQKTIQHKVTSPLVNMGPIKLRQPLPTKGIENVDPFLLLHHYGPYAISEFNNPFDLGPHPHRGFEPITLLFKGEQLHRDSLGNEMVVKAGGVQWTTAGRGIIHAEAPTKDFVKKGGELEGIQLWLNLPAKDKMMPPNYQHLEDEQIPKVFSEDKKVQLNIIAGTQSYEKGLVKTQTKVNVFTAIAQENGQMEIELPEKHQSLIYLLEGEILVNDSETLQKGANQMITFNQDGNFIQFTAKKESTLLILSGAPIKEKVTQYGPYVMNTQTEILEAMRDFQQGKMGYLY; via the coding sequence ATGAAAACACAAAAAACAATTCAACATAAAGTTACAAGTCCGTTGGTAAATATGGGGCCAATAAAATTACGTCAGCCTTTACCAACAAAGGGAATTGAAAATGTAGATCCGTTTTTGCTATTACATCATTATGGTCCTTATGCGATTTCAGAATTTAACAATCCGTTCGATTTAGGTCCACATCCGCACAGAGGTTTCGAACCCATTACCTTGCTTTTTAAAGGCGAACAATTGCACAGAGATTCTTTGGGAAATGAAATGGTGGTAAAAGCAGGTGGTGTTCAATGGACAACTGCCGGACGTGGAATTATTCATGCAGAAGCACCAACAAAAGACTTTGTAAAAAAAGGGGGCGAGTTAGAAGGCATTCAATTATGGTTGAATTTACCCGCGAAAGATAAAATGATGCCACCAAATTATCAACATTTAGAAGACGAGCAAATTCCAAAAGTATTTTCTGAAGATAAAAAAGTACAGTTAAATATCATTGCAGGAACTCAATCATATGAAAAAGGTTTGGTTAAAACGCAAACAAAAGTAAATGTTTTTACGGCAATTGCCCAAGAAAACGGGCAAATGGAAATAGAACTTCCAGAAAAGCATCAATCTTTAATTTATTTGTTAGAAGGAGAAATTTTGGTAAACGATTCAGAAACTTTACAAAAAGGAGCAAACCAAATGATTACTTTCAATCAAGATGGAAATTTTATTCAATTTACAGCAAAAAAAGAGAGTACTTTGTTAATTCTTTCAGGAGCCCCTATTAAAGAGAAAGTTACCCAATATGGCCCTTATGTAATGAATACGCAGACTGAAATTTTAGAAGCAATGCGCGATTTTCAACAAGGCAAAATGGGGTATTTGTATTAA
- a CDS encoding pirin family protein — MKKIIHKAITRGEANHGWLKSYHTFSFASYQNPERMNFGMLRVLNDDVVQPKMGFGTHPHKNMEIISIPISGVLSHKDSMDNKRAIEVGEVQVMSAGTGLTHSEFNDSKTDAVNFLQLWIIPETENVTPNYEQKRFSEAGRKNKFQTLVSPKDKQVEGSLPINQQGYIYMIDLEDGFATTYSLKNGAYFFLIEGEVQIANETINRRDAIGISETNKVAIKALEQSKLLVIDVPMM, encoded by the coding sequence ATGAAAAAAATAATTCACAAAGCAATAACAAGAGGCGAAGCAAATCATGGTTGGTTAAAATCATATCATACATTTAGTTTTGCCAGTTACCAAAATCCAGAAAGAATGAATTTTGGAATGCTACGCGTTTTAAATGACGATGTTGTACAGCCAAAAATGGGATTTGGAACACATCCACATAAAAACATGGAAATTATTTCCATACCCATTTCTGGGGTACTTTCTCACAAAGATTCTATGGATAATAAACGTGCTATAGAAGTAGGCGAAGTGCAGGTAATGAGTGCTGGAACTGGGTTAACACATTCCGAATTTAATGATTCTAAAACAGATGCTGTTAACTTTCTGCAGCTTTGGATTATCCCAGAAACAGAAAATGTAACACCAAATTACGAGCAAAAGCGATTTTCTGAAGCTGGAAGAAAAAATAAATTTCAAACATTGGTTTCGCCAAAAGACAAACAAGTAGAAGGTTCTTTGCCAATAAATCAGCAAGGTTATATTTACATGATAGATTTAGAGGATGGTTTTGCAACAACATATAGTCTAAAAAATGGCGCTTATTTTTTCCTGATAGAAGGCGAAGTTCAAATCGCAAACGAAACAATTAATAGAAGAGATGCTATCGGAATTTCAGAAACGAATAAAGTCGCAATAAAAGCTTTAGAACAGAGTAAATTATTAGTGATAGATGTTCCAATGATGTAA
- a CDS encoding NADPH-dependent 2,4-dienoyl-CoA reductase, whose amino-acid sequence MKYKHIFEPLDLGFTILKNRILMGSMHTGLEEEKNGIERIAAYYAERAKGGVGLIVTGGIAPSIQGWTAPFSARMSTKKHAKQHQKITEAVHKEGGKICMQILHAGRYGYHPFNVAPSKIKSPITPFKPFKLSESGIKRTIRDFVNSAKLSKLAGYDGVEIMGSEGYLINQFIVKRTNKRTDAWGGEYKNRMRLPIELVKQTRAAVGKDFIIIYRLSMLDLVENGSSWEEVVQLGKEIEKAGATIINTGIGWHEARIPTISTAVPRGAFTWVTKKMKEEISIPLITSNRINMPETAEKILAEGHADMISMARPFLADPEWVHKAKEERTDEINTCIGCNQACLDHVFEQKVASCLVNPRACHETELNYNPTKNKKKIAVIGAGPAGLAAATISAERGHMVTLFDADKEVGGQFNIAKQIPGKEEFYETLRYFKKQIELHDVTLKLNTRVSVEDLQSSNFDEIVIATGIKPRQLKIEGIKHPKVLSYLDVLKHKKTVGKRVAVIGAGGIGFDVSEYLSHEGESTSQNINAWLKEWGIDKTLEARAGIEGVRPEYHPSPREIFMFKRSKGKFGGNLGKTTGWIHRSTLKKKKVQFIGEVQYTKISDQGLHYIQNEENKILEVDHIVICAGQIPFKELYQPLLDAGKSVHVIGGADFASELDAKRAINQGARLAAKL is encoded by the coding sequence ATGAAATATAAGCACATTTTCGAACCCTTAGATTTAGGATTTACTATCTTAAAAAATAGAATTTTAATGGGGTCTATGCATACAGGTTTAGAGGAAGAAAAAAATGGAATAGAAAGAATCGCAGCTTACTACGCAGAACGTGCAAAAGGTGGAGTAGGTTTAATAGTTACTGGAGGAATAGCACCAAGCATACAAGGTTGGACAGCCCCTTTTTCTGCAAGAATGTCCACAAAGAAACATGCAAAACAGCATCAAAAAATAACAGAAGCAGTACACAAAGAAGGAGGAAAGATTTGTATGCAAATTTTGCATGCAGGACGTTATGGATATCATCCTTTTAATGTAGCGCCATCAAAAATAAAATCGCCAATAACACCGTTTAAACCCTTCAAATTATCAGAATCTGGAATCAAAAGAACCATTCGCGATTTTGTAAATTCTGCAAAACTTTCTAAACTAGCAGGTTACGATGGTGTAGAAATTATGGGTTCAGAAGGGTATTTAATCAATCAATTTATAGTAAAAAGAACCAATAAAAGAACTGATGCTTGGGGTGGAGAATATAAAAACAGAATGCGTTTACCTATTGAACTGGTAAAACAAACAAGAGCAGCTGTGGGTAAAGATTTTATTATTATTTACAGATTGTCGATGTTAGATTTGGTAGAGAATGGAAGTTCATGGGAAGAAGTGGTTCAACTAGGAAAAGAAATTGAAAAAGCTGGAGCAACCATAATAAATACAGGAATTGGATGGCACGAAGCAAGAATACCAACCATTTCTACAGCTGTTCCAAGAGGTGCTTTTACATGGGTTACTAAAAAAATGAAAGAAGAAATTTCAATTCCGTTAATTACTTCTAACAGAATAAACATGCCAGAAACAGCCGAAAAAATTCTTGCGGAAGGCCATGCAGATATGATTTCTATGGCAAGACCATTTTTGGCAGATCCAGAGTGGGTACATAAAGCCAAGGAAGAAAGAACAGACGAAATAAATACGTGTATAGGTTGTAATCAGGCGTGTTTAGACCATGTTTTCGAACAAAAAGTAGCCAGTTGTTTGGTAAATCCAAGAGCTTGTCACGAAACCGAATTGAACTATAATCCAACTAAAAATAAAAAGAAAATAGCCGTAATAGGAGCAGGACCAGCAGGTTTGGCTGCCGCAACAATTTCTGCAGAAAGAGGGCATATGGTAACCTTGTTTGATGCCGATAAAGAAGTTGGAGGGCAATTTAACATCGCAAAACAAATTCCGGGAAAAGAAGAATTTTATGAGACATTGCGTTATTTTAAAAAACAAATAGAACTGCATGATGTAACCTTAAAATTAAATACCAGAGTTTCTGTGGAAGATTTACAATCATCTAACTTCGATGAAATCGTTATCGCTACAGGAATAAAACCAAGGCAATTAAAAATAGAAGGAATAAAGCATCCAAAAGTATTGAGCTATTTAGACGTTTTAAAACATAAAAAAACCGTAGGAAAACGTGTAGCTGTTATTGGAGCAGGAGGTATTGGTTTCGATGTCTCTGAATATTTATCGCACGAAGGCGAATCTACATCACAAAATATAAATGCCTGGTTAAAAGAATGGGGTATTGATAAAACCTTAGAGGCAAGAGCTGGAATTGAAGGTGTTAGGCCAGAATACCATCCATCTCCAAGAGAAATTTTTATGTTTAAAAGAAGTAAGGGCAAATTTGGTGGAAATTTAGGAAAAACCACAGGTTGGATTCATCGATCGACTTTAAAGAAAAAAAAGGTGCAATTTATTGGAGAAGTACAATACACAAAAATTAGCGATCAAGGTTTACATTACATTCAAAATGAAGAAAATAAAATTTTAGAAGTAGATCATATCGTTATTTGTGCTGGGCAAATTCCGTTTAAAGAACTGTATCAACCTTTATTAGACGCAGGAAAAAGTGTTCATGTAATTGGTGGTGCAGATTTTGCAAGCGAACTAGATGCGAAGAGAGCCATAAATCAAGGAGCAAGATTGGCTGCTAAATTGTAA
- a CDS encoding CAL67264 family membrane protein, whose product MGMNKNTVLAWATFIMILVGLALIALGAFRYDDVAGWGFGAVGIGFFAVAWVFNALKGRV is encoded by the coding sequence ATGGGAATGAATAAAAATACAGTGCTTGCTTGGGCAACTTTTATTATGATTTTAGTAGGATTGGCTTTAATCGCTTTAGGGGCGTTTAGGTACGATGATGTTGCAGGTTGGGGGTTTGGAGCAGTAGGTATTGGCTTCTTTGCAGTAGCTTGGGTTTTTAATGCACTAAAAGGAAGAGTTTAA